AGCTCGCCGTCTTCCGCCAATGCCTGCGCAAAAAGCTTAATGTCCGCATCAATCATTTCATTGTCTGTATCGACTGCGATGGTCATGGCGTCTCCCTGAAGTCCTACTCGGTCGATCACCGGATTTTCCGGATCATAAAGCTTATCGTGGCGGTAGGAATCTTCTCTGAAATACTGTTCTGTCCGGCAGATCAGTATGGCCAGATCGATAACCCGGTGCAGGGGCAGTTCCTCAGACTGCCGTGACCATTTTTCTCCGGTGTAACGCCATACCTTGGCGGAAGCGTCCACTCGTCCCCGGTCATTCCACTGGGCCAGCCCCAGTGAAAGGCCTTTGGCATCACTGTCATAGGCCTTTCTTCCATCAATTTCCTCATAGTTTTCAACCTCAATAACAGGCTTATGTTTTAAATGTGTTGGTATCTTCATACTGTTTATCCTTAAATTTTATTTAGTAAATTACTAAATTTAGTAATTTACTACTTCCAATTATACGCACAATTTAGAATTTGTCAAGTTTCTTAAAAACCCATCTTCTCAATCTCTACCACCTTATCGGCCCAATCCCGATAAAAGGCGGCTTCGTGAGATACCAAAATAACGGTGCCGTCAAAATCCTGCAATGCTTCCTGAAGGCTTTCCTTTGCCAGATAATCCAAATGGTTGGTGGGTTCGTCAAGAATCAACAGGTTGCAGGGCGACAGGGTAAGCTTGCAGAGCTTTACCCGGGACTGCTCACCGCCGCTCAGGGTGGTGATGGGCTGGAGAACATGCTCGGCCTTGACGCCACAGCGCGACAGGGCAGAGCGTGTCTGCTTCTGCGACAGCTTCGGAAACGCTTCCGTAATGATTTCCAACGGCGTCTGCCCCTCTCTATCCCATTTCAAATCCTGTTCATAATAGCCAATGACCACATTTCTCGCAAACTCAAAACTTCCAGAGATGGGCGAAATTTCACCAATCAGGGTTTTCAGCAGCGTCGATTTGCCGATACCATTAAAGCCGGTAATGACCACCCGCTGGTTCTGCTCCAGCACAAAGTGCAGTTTTGGCAGTAAGGGATAGTAATACCCCACTTCCAGATCCTTAACCTCCAGAATCCGCTGCGCGGTGATTCCAGTGGATTTAAAACGGATCACCGGCTTGGTGAGGCCGGTCGGCGGTGCCATACGTTCGATTTTATCCAGTTTTTTCTGGCGGCTTTTGGCCATGGCCGCGGTGGAGGCCCGCACTTTATTCTTTGCAATATATTCCTCAGTCCGTTCGATGAGTTTTTTCTGGCTTTCATACTGCCTGATATATTCTTCCCGTTTCTGTCCCTTCTGTTTCAGAAAGGCGCTGTAGTTACCCTGGTACTTGGT
The DNA window shown above is from Eubacterium limosum and carries:
- a CDS encoding DUF6530 family protein; translation: MKIPTHLKHKPVIEVENYEEIDGRKAYDSDAKGLSLGLAQWNDRGRVDASAKVWRYTGEKWSRQSEELPLHRVIDLAILICRTEQYFREDSYRHDKLYDPENPVIDRVGLQGDAMTIAVDTDNEMIDADIKLFAQALAEDGELLGERLTTLSRILKEMGY
- a CDS encoding ABC-F family ATP-binding cassette domain-containing protein — protein: MSLLEVKNLSHSYGDKVLYHDASFELYNGEHMGLVGQNGAGKSTLIKTLIGEVIPDDGLIKWFPKASVGHLDQYAQVDAGITVFEYLKQAYADLYRMEERLNGLYEKMVEDTSEKLINQAANLQETLEDRDFYAIESHIYRVAAGLGITAIGMDKILEKLSGGQRAKVILAKLLLEKPEVLLLDEPTNFLDKEHVEWLAKYLTSFEGAFILVSHDFDFLDQVTTCIGDIEFGTITKYQGNYSAFLKQKGQKREEYIRQYESQKKLIERTEEYIAKNKVRASTAAMAKSRQKKLDKIERMAPPTGLTKPVIRFKSTGITAQRILEVKDLEVGYYYPLLPKLHFVLEQNQRVVITGFNGIGKSTLLKTLIGEISPISGSFEFARNVVIGYYEQDLKWDREGQTPLEIITEAFPKLSQKQTRSALSRCGVKAEHVLQPITTLSGGEQSRVKLCKLTLSPCNLLILDEPTNHLDYLAKESLQEALQDFDGTVILVSHEAAFYRDWADKVVEIEKMGF